In Bombus pyrosoma isolate SC7728 linkage group LG2, ASM1482585v1, whole genome shotgun sequence, a genomic segment contains:
- the LOC122576502 gene encoding glutamate receptor ionotropic, delta-2-like: protein MTRMTRYAIIILLLLSVSAFSVDINDAYKYVLLIKDVHNYYKTSCIIIVCSNSHTNFNQTSLAYIWLRAFSQRGILTMVVSFSQLSREAKKFQGYLTRPLFVVALATKETMDEFSMATRQIDMSLSVWLLMFLPYWENPMRDICQNPVGNPFNLMFNTEMLVLCYDLPLLTEWYALRDNQTRVFNLATWQTGQGLKLKTTSSLYARRNNMFGQTMRISIVQESPFVEIKNGILSHFFGRVIRELSKSMNFKIDVTSSMLIYGDLNKDDNTWTGVVGEVASDRADFGVAEFSMTNHRLDIIDFTLPLILSRNRIYFKKPDGAYVQWSAYFKTFKADVWSMIIFVIVTAPIFLTLMKTRGRIVMRILADNYIYVWGIYCQQGLSEFPTKFSMRLAFLSIFLSSLIILSAYSASLTSFLTVSTVTLPFSTMEEFANYGSYKLITFRNSADYDMIIAANSSLFEKVKKLIKDEEDLPLTAHDGFLQVCNEKVGFYITEAIKNAISIPCETSFIDADRVDSLALVLKKHGQYTGVVNYYLQQFKDNGVLARLKNTFLVTGDPPEKGNVTVTLHGIAPILSVLAGGAIFSCLVLLLEKIYYNFWRNNCRGIFHCVLWRKFFNRQLVVDSVDKKKRIGNLSENILQSQENQRSDISRNQSSFTQYK from the exons ATGACACGAATGACTCGTTACGCGATCATCATACTGCTGCTTCTGTCCGTTTCAGCGTTCTCGGTGGATATAAATGACGCTTACAAATATGTTCTCTTAATTAAGGACGTTcacaattattacaaaacatCCTGCATCATAATCGTGTGTTCAAACAGCCATACCA ACTTCAATCAAACGTCCTTGGCTTATATATGGTTACGGGCTTTCTCGCAGCGAGGCATCTTGACCATGGTCGTAAGCTTTTCTCAACTGTCACGCGAGGCTAAGAAATTCCAAGGCTACTTGACGCGGCCGTTGTTCGTCGTCGCTCTTGCTACAAAGGAGACCATGGATGAATTTTCGATGGCCACCAGACAGATCGATATGTCTTTATCCGTTTGGCTGTTGATGTTTCTACCGTATTGGGAGAATCCCATGCGAGACATTTGTCAAAATCCTGTCGGAAACCCGTTCAATCTGATGTTCAACACGGAGATGCTGGTGCTCTGTTACGATCTGCCGCTCTTAACAGAGTGGTACGCGTTACGCGATAATCAAACAAGAGTCTTCAACTTGGCTACCTGGCAAACTGGACAAGGTTTGAAACTCAAGACAACAAGTTCCTTGTATGCGAGGAGAAACAACATGTTTGGGCAAACGATGCGTATATCGATCGTCCAG GAGTCTCCGTTCGTCGAGATAAAGAACGGAATTCTTTCGCACTTCTTCGGCAGAGTGATCAGAGAGCTGAGTAAATCGATGAATTTCAAGATCGATGTGACAAGTTCGATGCTGATATATGGTGATTTGAACAAGGACGATAATACCTGGACAGGGGTGGTAGGCGAAGTAGCGTCGGACAGAGCTGACTTTGGCGTCGCAGAGTTCAGCATGACTAATCATAGGCTGGACATAATTGACTTTACCTTGCCGCTAATTTTGTCTCGCAATAgaatatactttaaaaaacCTGATGGCGCATATGTACAATGGTCCGCCTACTTTAAG ACATTCAAAGCAGACGTCTGGTCGATGATAATATTCGTGATCGTGACTGCTCCAATCTTTTTGACTCTCATGAAGACGAGAGGTCGTATCGTGATGAGAATTCTGGCAGATAATTACATATACGTTTGGGGGATTTATTGTCAGCAAGGCTTGTCAG AATTTCCAACCAAGTTCTCGATGAGATTGGCTTTCCTATCGATTTTCTTGTCGTCGTTGATCATTCTATCCGCTTACTCCGCCTCGCTGACCAGTTTTTTGACAGTTTCTACGGTTACATTGCCTTTCTCCACTATGGAAGAGTTCGCCAATTATGGGTCgtacaaattaattacattcagAAACAGTGCGGATTACGACATGATAATT GCTGCTAACAGCAGTTTATTCGAGAAggtgaagaaattgataaagGACGAGGAAGATTTACCTTTGACGGCTCACGATGGCTTTCTGCAG GTGTGTAACGAAAAAGTGGGGTTCTACATAACCGAGGCGATAAAGAACGCCATCAGTATACCATGTGAAACTTCGTTTATCGATGCGGATAGGGTCGACAGTTTGGCTCTAGTTTTGAAGAAACACGGTCAATATACAGGAGTGGTGaattatta tCTACAGCAATTCAAAGATAACGGAGTACTGGCCAGATTGAAGAATACGTTTCTGGTAACTGGAGATCCTCCCGAGAAAGGGAACGTTACTGTTACTTTGCATGGAATCGCACCTATTTTATCGGTTCTGGCTGGTGGAGCAATTTTCAGTTGTCTGGTACTGCTACTCGAAAAAATATACTACAATTTTTGGCGCAATAATTGCAGAGGAATTTTTCATTGCGTTTTATGGCGGAAATTCTTTAATAGGCAACTCGTTGTAGATTCAGTAGACAAGAAAAAACGAATTGGGAATCTCTCGGAAAATATACTTCAGTCTCAAGAGAATCAACGATCAGATATTTCTCGTAATCAAAGTTCTTTTAcgcagtataaataa